In a genomic window of Rhodovulum sp. P5:
- a CDS encoding phage tail protein, with protein MTEVPRLPAFLRVDPATGWSFEDRLSENVVEDPITGALVLGTPGADRADPLTDPSGSLGGLTLPTGVALDPEGGVLVADPQGGRILRTPHPGLFPPPMPEAPPCPAGCDCPPEDTTPPLGFAPLWETAAPAATEDDCALPSHVPPPGPFQLIRPRGLAFTRDGDLIVTDEGDEDRPGRILVYTWPRVALRHEIRLSGRPWDVAVDDRGRILVADMAGGQVLRFDRLWRRDDWPGGAGQLWRPRHLVIGTDGTVLVIDSDPETGVGRLSRLDHLGRATTIVAPDTRDIWQAGVWPPPVQERDGTLFAPGAPCPELGRDLLGVTVDRRGRLPQGPTLIYRPRQAQRFRDGTLMIGPLDGETFNFAWHRMLFDCTLGTADALDIQTYTDAVPLEPERIEVLPEQAWSRRAVLKADSPKEALIQSPPGRYLWVRLRLIGDGTGSPALHAIDILGPRRSSLRFLPAPFHEDAISRDFLDRFLSYFDTIFDEIATDFTRFAAELSPRGAPEGAFLAWLLSWFDIEVIASWDDATRRAFLANAMRLHRARGTRAGLTALIRLHLGLDDPMPALLEDFRLRGYAQRRLIADDTDLPGGTLRIGGVPVTLPAVGGDTAHRFTVIVPEAAIPDDDARDTLVRLIDAYRPAHTDWRLIVVRPGLRIGCQSMIGVDTLLGDIPSAPLGETRLGQTAITAPASANAARVGTTRLVSQTH; from the coding sequence GTGACTGAGGTTCCCAGACTCCCCGCCTTCCTGCGCGTCGATCCCGCGACCGGCTGGTCGTTCGAGGACCGGCTGAGCGAGAACGTGGTCGAGGACCCGATTACCGGGGCGCTGGTGCTGGGCACGCCGGGGGCGGACCGGGCCGATCCCCTGACCGACCCGTCGGGCAGCCTGGGCGGGCTGACCCTGCCGACCGGCGTGGCGCTTGACCCCGAGGGCGGCGTTCTGGTGGCCGACCCGCAGGGCGGGCGGATCCTGCGCACGCCCCATCCCGGCCTTTTCCCGCCGCCGATGCCTGAGGCACCCCCCTGCCCCGCAGGCTGCGACTGCCCACCGGAGGATACCACACCGCCCTTGGGCTTCGCGCCGCTTTGGGAAACCGCAGCGCCCGCGGCCACCGAAGACGACTGCGCTTTGCCGTCCCACGTCCCCCCGCCCGGTCCCTTTCAGCTGATCCGCCCCCGGGGGCTGGCCTTCACCCGCGACGGCGACCTGATCGTGACCGACGAGGGCGACGAAGACCGGCCGGGCCGGATCCTCGTCTACACCTGGCCGCGGGTGGCGCTGCGCCATGAAATCCGCCTGTCCGGGCGGCCGTGGGACGTGGCCGTGGATGACCGCGGGCGCATTCTTGTTGCCGACATGGCCGGGGGGCAGGTTCTGCGGTTCGACCGGCTTTGGCGGCGGGACGACTGGCCCGGCGGCGCCGGGCAGCTTTGGCGGCCCCGGCATCTGGTGATTGGCACGGACGGCACGGTTCTGGTGATCGACAGCGACCCGGAAACGGGTGTCGGGCGGCTGTCACGCCTCGACCATCTGGGCCGGGCAACCACCATCGTTGCCCCCGACACCCGCGATATCTGGCAGGCAGGCGTCTGGCCGCCGCCCGTGCAGGAACGCGACGGCACGCTTTTCGCCCCGGGCGCCCCCTGCCCCGAGCTGGGCCGGGACCTGTTGGGCGTCACCGTCGACCGGCGCGGCCGGTTACCCCAAGGGCCAACCCTGATCTACCGGCCGCGGCAGGCGCAACGCTTTCGCGACGGGACGCTGATGATCGGGCCGCTCGACGGCGAGACGTTCAATTTCGCATGGCACCGGATGCTGTTCGATTGCACCCTCGGCACGGCCGATGCCCTCGACATCCAGACCTATACCGATGCGGTCCCGCTGGAACCCGAACGGATCGAGGTGCTGCCCGAACAGGCGTGGTCGCGCCGCGCCGTGCTGAAGGCAGACAGCCCGAAAGAGGCGCTGATCCAGTCCCCGCCGGGCCGCTATCTGTGGGTGCGGCTGCGCCTGATCGGCGACGGCACCGGCAGCCCCGCGCTTCACGCGATCGACATCCTTGGGCCGCGCCGGTCCAGCCTGCGCTTTCTGCCCGCGCCGTTCCACGAAGATGCCATCAGTCGCGATTTCCTCGACCGGTTCCTCAGCTACTTCGACACGATCTTCGATGAAATCGCCACCGACTTCACCCGTTTCGCGGCGGAATTGTCCCCTCGCGGTGCGCCCGAGGGCGCCTTCCTTGCATGGCTGCTGTCGTGGTTCGATATCGAGGTGATCGCAAGCTGGGACGACGCCACGCGCCGCGCGTTTCTGGCCAACGCGATGCGCCTGCACCGGGCGCGGGGCACGCGGGCCGGGCTGACCGCGCTGATCCGGCTGCATCTGGGGCTGGACGATCCGATGCCTGCCCTGCTGGAAGACTTTCGGCTGCGCGGCTATGCCCAGCGCCGCCTGATCGCGGACGACACAGACCTGCCGGGTGGGACGCTGCGCATCGGCGGCGTGCCGGTGACGCTGCCGGCCGTCGGGGGCGACACCGCCCACCGCTTTACCGTGATCGTGCCCGAGGCCGCGATCCCAGACGACGACGCGCGCGACACGCTGGTGCGCCTGATCGATGCCTATCGCCCGGCCCATACCGACTGGCGCCTGATCGTGGTGCGCCCGGGCCTTAGGATCGGGTGCCAGTCGATGATCGGGGTCGATACGCTTTTGGGGGATATCCCCTCTGCGCCCCTTGGCGAAACCCGCCTGGGCCAGACCGCCATCACCGCCCCGGCATCCGCAAATGCCGCCCGGGTCGGGACCACCCGACTGGTCTCGCAGACCCATTAA